A single genomic interval of Halobacillus halophilus DSM 2266 harbors:
- the polX gene encoding DNA polymerase/3'-5' exonuclease PolX, producing the protein MAVDKKQVIKLLDKIAVYLELKGENPFKISAYRKAAQALEADDHSLNEIEDFTKMKGIGKSTASVIHEFIENGESDTLKQLQSEVPEGLVPLLDLPGLGGKKLAKLYQELGIIDAETLKTAVEKGKVEELEGFGKKSAEKIKKALEEANTRPERLPIALMLPLADKIEGFLQNAKTVKRYSRAGSLRRMRETIKDIDFILVSENPADTRDELLNYPDIKEVVASGETKVSIVVNEGYDIGIDFRIVAPEEFATTLHHFTGSKDHNVSMRQLAKQQGEKINEYGIENAETGEVQTFETEEDFFNHFGLHYIPPEVRENYGEVEKYKEPVELIELSDIRGDLHMHSTWSDGAQSIKEMAAQAKNKGYDFIAITDHSKYLRVANGLNEERLRKQREEINKVNESMEDFHIFAGIEMDILPDGSLDFSNEFLEEMDFVIASIHSSFNQSEEKIMERLNTALENPHVDMIAHPTGRLIGRRKGYDVNVEELIRGAKRTGTILELNANPNRLDLNWEWLMKAQEEGVNIAINTDAHSYPMLEHMEVGIGAARKGWLRKETVVNTWTKKQLMNKFGI; encoded by the coding sequence CCCTTTTAAAATATCTGCCTATCGTAAAGCCGCACAAGCTTTGGAAGCCGATGATCACTCTTTGAATGAAATAGAGGACTTCACTAAGATGAAGGGGATAGGAAAATCTACAGCATCTGTGATACATGAATTTATTGAGAATGGCGAATCGGATACATTAAAGCAGTTACAATCTGAAGTTCCTGAAGGATTAGTTCCATTGCTAGACCTCCCAGGCCTTGGAGGAAAGAAGCTGGCGAAGTTATATCAGGAGTTAGGAATTATAGATGCAGAAACGTTAAAAACAGCAGTAGAAAAAGGTAAGGTAGAAGAATTGGAAGGCTTTGGGAAGAAGTCTGCTGAGAAGATAAAGAAGGCTTTAGAAGAAGCAAATACTCGTCCAGAACGTCTCCCGATTGCTTTAATGCTGCCTCTCGCTGATAAAATAGAAGGTTTTCTTCAGAATGCAAAAACAGTGAAACGCTATTCACGAGCTGGCAGTCTTCGGCGCATGAGGGAGACGATCAAGGATATTGATTTCATCCTGGTCTCTGAAAATCCGGCAGATACAAGAGATGAACTTCTTAACTATCCAGATATAAAAGAGGTAGTGGCTTCAGGGGAGACAAAAGTTTCCATTGTTGTTAATGAAGGCTATGACATTGGAATAGATTTCCGTATTGTTGCCCCTGAGGAGTTCGCAACTACTCTACACCATTTTACGGGCTCTAAGGACCACAATGTTTCAATGAGACAGCTTGCGAAGCAGCAAGGTGAAAAAATAAATGAATATGGCATCGAAAATGCGGAAACAGGTGAAGTTCAGACTTTTGAAACGGAAGAAGATTTCTTTAACCATTTCGGACTTCATTACATTCCCCCGGAAGTCAGGGAGAATTATGGAGAAGTAGAGAAGTATAAAGAACCGGTAGAACTGATTGAATTGAGTGATATACGCGGTGATCTGCATATGCACTCGACTTGGAGTGACGGGGCTCAGTCCATTAAGGAAATGGCTGCACAGGCAAAAAATAAAGGCTATGATTTCATCGCTATCACGGATCACTCCAAGTATTTGAGAGTAGCTAATGGTCTTAATGAAGAACGCTTACGCAAACAGCGCGAAGAGATTAACAAAGTGAACGAGTCGATGGAGGATTTCCATATATTTGCGGGTATTGAAATGGACATTCTTCCGGACGGCTCCTTGGATTTTAGTAATGAGTTTCTGGAAGAAATGGATTTTGTTATCGCATCTATTCATTCCAGTTTTAACCAGTCAGAAGAGAAAATTATGGAGAGACTGAATACAGCATTAGAGAATCCTCATGTTGATATGATTGCCCATCCAACAGGCCGCTTAATTGGAAGGCGAAAAGGCTACGATGTAAATGTAGAGGAATTGATTCGCGGAGCGAAGCGCACGGGAACGATTCTGGAATTGAACGCTAACCCTAACCGGCTGGACTTAAACTGGGAATGGTTAATGAAAGCCCAAGAAGAAGGCGTAAATATCGCTATAAATACGGATGCTCACAGTTACCCTATGTTAGAACATATGGAAGTTGGAATTGGCGCAGCCCGAAAAGGATGGCTCAGGAAAGAAACAGTAGTAAATACTTGGACCAAAAAGCAGCTTATGAATAAGTTCGGTATTTGA